The uncultured Desulfuromonas sp. genome has a segment encoding these proteins:
- a CDS encoding PhnD/SsuA/transferrin family substrate-binding protein, with product MIKKYLLFSFSNYLFWAFLILPVQAEEPVKIGVLAKRGAQVAMDKWADTAAYLSKEIAGYTFEIVPLGFKELSIAVRDGRVDFVLTNTAYYVELQYLYGLSRIATLKNLGSQGEVLTRFGGVIFTRSDSSLYALNDLKNKRFGAVDSNSFGGWIMARKELLNHGVTRDDFSKFIFLGSHDKVVKAVESGRINAGTVRSDTLERMAGENLIRLSDFKVLAKKRYPDFPYMVSTELYPEWPFAKLSATSDALTGLVVVALLKMPQDSPAAQSAKIAGWTTALDYSKVHHLLQELHLGPFAQQTKKLVITTEEVSIVDLFSPEELMFFSAIFLVIVYLVFKRFKYGVLLNIKMSHFNILLVLFELGMIFFLIYEVIVLERLEHQLGEEYENQHAMVNVADQLRQSSDDLTHFARTYVVTGKDEFKRRYYRTLDIRSGNAPRPKNYDRIYWDLNNTSRNLRHPAGKKLALKKLFQSLPFTDEELDLLRRSESNLNDLVSLEVEAFEAMVDDDQQRAIALLHSPAYYDAKHKIMLPIDIMMTRLTDRINAENKMLHRKVDNQINLLLLVGFFFVGGNLIIYILMRKKVNKPVAYLTNVIKKFETGDTKVRQRHFYNDEIGYMITQFFSMHATIEHEKQRVEELLQRIEESIDYAAFIQRALVPRPDVLDRAFDDSFTIWEPRDVVGGDIFLLESLHRGNETLLMVIDCTGHGVPGALVTVLAKAVERQMVATIERTGEKVSPAKLLAIFNRSIKHLLQQDHSDTIANVGFDGTIVYYNRQKNLIRFAGANTSLFSWNGNDVTVIKGDRQSIGYKSSNSDYCFTDHEIVVDVPLSIYLPTDGYLDQNGGEKSLPFGRNRFIKLIEQCGVKPMDDQRSMFHNALDAYQKGEPRNDDLTLVAFKVIPVNEETEHSSYDM from the coding sequence ATGATTAAGAAATATCTGCTTTTTTCTTTTTCAAATTATCTGTTTTGGGCCTTTTTGATACTGCCTGTTCAGGCGGAGGAGCCTGTTAAAATTGGCGTTTTAGCCAAGCGTGGTGCGCAGGTAGCCATGGACAAATGGGCTGATACGGCAGCCTACCTGAGCAAGGAGATCGCCGGATATACGTTTGAAATTGTGCCGCTTGGCTTCAAGGAGCTCTCCATTGCCGTGCGAGACGGTCGTGTCGACTTTGTTCTTACCAACACCGCCTATTATGTTGAACTTCAATATCTCTATGGCCTGAGCCGTATTGCCACACTTAAAAACCTTGGCAGTCAGGGCGAAGTGCTTACCCGCTTTGGTGGCGTGATCTTTACGCGTAGCGACAGTTCTTTGTACGCGCTCAATGATTTGAAAAATAAGCGGTTCGGTGCGGTCGACAGTAACTCCTTCGGGGGCTGGATCATGGCCCGGAAGGAGTTGTTGAACCATGGCGTCACACGGGACGATTTTTCCAAATTTATATTTCTCGGCAGTCATGACAAGGTTGTTAAGGCGGTTGAATCGGGCAGGATCAATGCCGGTACCGTTCGTAGCGACACCCTTGAGCGGATGGCCGGCGAGAATCTGATCCGGTTAAGCGATTTCAAGGTCCTTGCTAAGAAAAGGTATCCGGATTTTCCCTATATGGTCAGTACTGAACTTTATCCCGAATGGCCTTTTGCCAAACTATCCGCTACTTCGGACGCCTTGACGGGGCTGGTGGTCGTAGCCTTACTGAAGATGCCTCAGGACAGCCCGGCGGCTCAAAGTGCCAAAATCGCAGGCTGGACGACGGCGTTGGACTATTCCAAAGTCCACCATTTGCTGCAGGAATTGCATCTTGGTCCTTTTGCCCAGCAGACCAAGAAACTTGTCATTACAACGGAAGAGGTCTCTATTGTTGATCTGTTCAGCCCCGAAGAGCTCATGTTTTTCTCTGCAATTTTTCTGGTTATCGTCTACCTGGTTTTCAAACGTTTCAAATACGGTGTTCTGCTTAATATTAAGATGTCGCATTTCAATATTCTGCTGGTGTTGTTCGAGCTGGGGATGATCTTCTTCTTGATTTATGAAGTGATTGTTCTCGAACGGCTGGAACATCAGCTGGGGGAAGAATATGAAAATCAACATGCGATGGTCAACGTGGCCGATCAGTTGCGTCAAAGTTCGGATGATCTGACCCATTTTGCCCGAACCTATGTGGTGACTGGTAAAGATGAGTTTAAACGGCGATATTATCGAACGTTGGATATCCGCAGTGGCAATGCACCACGACCGAAAAACTATGATCGGATTTACTGGGATCTGAATAACACCTCACGCAACCTCCGTCATCCGGCGGGAAAAAAGCTGGCTTTGAAAAAGCTTTTTCAATCTCTGCCGTTCACGGACGAAGAACTTGATCTGCTCAGGCGCTCCGAATCCAATTTAAACGATCTTGTCAGCCTTGAAGTCGAAGCGTTCGAAGCGATGGTTGACGACGATCAACAGCGTGCCATTGCGTTGCTGCATTCTCCGGCCTATTACGATGCAAAACATAAAATCATGTTGCCCATCGATATCATGATGACCAGGCTGACGGATCGTATTAATGCCGAAAATAAGATGCTGCATCGCAAAGTCGATAATCAGATCAATCTGCTGTTGCTGGTCGGGTTTTTCTTTGTTGGAGGTAATCTGATTATCTACATTCTGATGCGCAAAAAAGTGAATAAACCTGTCGCGTATCTCACCAATGTGATCAAAAAGTTTGAAACGGGTGATACTAAAGTCCGCCAACGGCATTTCTATAACGATGAAATCGGCTACATGATCACGCAGTTTTTCAGCATGCATGCGACAATTGAGCATGAGAAACAAAGGGTTGAAGAACTCCTGCAGCGCATTGAAGAATCCATTGATTATGCCGCTTTTATTCAACGGGCATTGGTTCCCCGCCCTGATGTGCTTGATAGAGCTTTTGATGACTCGTTTACAATCTGGGAACCGCGAGACGTTGTCGGTGGCGATATCTTTCTTCTGGAAAGTCTTCACCGTGGAAACGAAACATTATTGATGGTCATAGACTGTACCGGGCACGGAGTCCCCGGCGCTCTGGTCACTGTGCTGGCGAAGGCCGTTGAACGGCAGATGGTTGCAACGATTGAACGCACAGGGGAAAAAGTGAGTCCGGCGAAACTGTTGGCTATTTTCAACCGCTCAATCAAGCATCTTCTGCAGCAGGATCATTCCGATACGATTGCCAATGTCGGTTTTGATGGAACAATTGTCTACTATAACCGGCAGAAAAATCTGATACGCTTTGCCGGAGCCAATACGTCGTTATTCTCTTGGAACGGTAATGATGTGACGGTGATTAAAGGGGACCGGCAGTCCATTGGTTACAAGAGTTCTAATTCTGATTATTGTTTTACAGACCACGAGATCGTGGTTGATGTGCCACTGTCCATTTATCTGCCTACCGATGGTTACCTGGACCAGAATGGTGGTGAAAAAAGCCTGCCCTTTGGCAGAAACCGTTTCATCAAACTGATTGAACAGTGCGGTGTAAAGCCGATGGACGATCAGCGGTCCATGTTTCACAACGCATTGGATGCATATCAAAAGGGGGAGCCGCGCAATGACGACCTGACCCTGGTCGCATTTAAGGTGATTCCTGTGAACGAAGAGACTGAACATTCGAGTTATGATATGTGA
- a CDS encoding SiaB family protein kinase, with amino-acid sequence MQFEKLENILDDEGIVFLSYGGAMTQPLISGMTDALEKEVESNDVSMKISNNIFTIFIELSQNMMNYAKAHPDISDVGLIIVGMTPDKSSYYIISRNKVGEAAKKIIEEHLAAVKGLDKDELRMLYRERRKSKKRDDTQGASIGFIEIARRCDKIEHNYQPQKNDTYYFTVKAIIHK; translated from the coding sequence ATGCAGTTCGAAAAACTTGAAAACATCTTGGACGATGAGGGGATTGTCTTTCTCTCCTATGGCGGAGCGATGACTCAGCCGCTGATCTCGGGAATGACGGATGCTCTTGAGAAAGAGGTGGAGAGTAATGATGTCAGCATGAAGATTTCGAACAACATTTTCACCATTTTTATTGAACTTTCCCAAAACATGATGAACTACGCCAAGGCGCATCCCGATATCAGTGACGTGGGCCTGATTATTGTCGGCATGACACCGGATAAAAGTAGTTACTACATTATCAGCCGCAACAAAGTTGGTGAAGCGGCCAAGAAAATTATCGAAGAGCATCTGGCCGCGGTGAAGGGGCTCGACAAAGATGAACTGCGGATGCTTTATCGTGAAAGGCGTAAATCAAAGAAAAGGGATGACACACAAGGGGCGAGCATTGGTTTTATTGAAATTGCCCGGCGCTGTGACAAGATTGAGCACAATTACCAACCACAAAAAAATGATACGTACTATTTTACGGTGAAAGCAATTATTCATAAATAA
- a CDS encoding DUF1987 domain-containing protein, with product MEKLSLTATQYTPEIIMDPDGIISMMGKSYPENTFEFYRPVMEWVESYFDGSPAEKTIINMEIIYFNSSSSKLFFDFFDILDEQHENYDIEINWIYDSENENAKEAGEDFIDDFENLTINLVVKE from the coding sequence ATGGAAAAACTATCATTGACCGCAACGCAATATACGCCTGAAATCATCATGGATCCGGACGGGATAATCTCCATGATGGGAAAATCATATCCGGAAAATACCTTTGAGTTTTATCGGCCGGTCATGGAGTGGGTTGAAAGTTATTTCGACGGTTCTCCGGCAGAAAAAACCATCATCAATATGGAAATCATCTATTTCAACTCCAGTTCGTCAAAACTGTTCTTTGATTTTTTTGACATTCTGGATGAGCAGCATGAAAACTATGATATTGAAATTAACTGGATCTATGATTCTGAAAATGAGAATGCAAAAGAAGCGGGAGAGGATTTTATCGATGATTTTGAGAATTTGACGATCAACCTTGTTGTCAAAGAATAA
- a CDS encoding HD domain-containing phosphohydrolase: protein MLAGDDKLIDELEKLREDFGKTTDKIIRDIHRQHKIMERSDKRQRQEYDELQRRLMEVQELQKEIQDTQKEVIFTMGAIGESRSKETGNHVKRVAEYSFLLAMYYGLPEEEAAMLKQASPMHDIGKIAIPDAILNKPGRLDPEERRIMDSHAQLGYDILCHSKRKLLQCAATVAYEHHEKWDGRGYPRGVSGKNIHIYGRITALADVFDALGSDRVYKEAWDDQRIFQLFKEERGKHFDPQMVDIFFEHQDEFLAIRSSLSD, encoded by the coding sequence ATGTTAGCCGGTGATGACAAACTCATTGACGAGCTTGAAAAGCTTCGGGAAGATTTTGGCAAGACGACAGATAAAATCATCAGGGATATCCATCGCCAGCACAAAATCATGGAACGTAGCGACAAGCGTCAACGTCAGGAATATGACGAGCTGCAAAGACGTTTGATGGAGGTGCAAGAACTCCAGAAAGAGATTCAAGATACCCAGAAAGAGGTCATTTTTACCATGGGAGCGATTGGCGAAAGTCGCTCCAAGGAAACAGGTAATCACGTCAAGCGTGTTGCCGAATACTCCTTTTTGCTGGCAATGTACTACGGATTGCCCGAGGAAGAGGCGGCCATGTTGAAGCAAGCCTCTCCCATGCACGATATTGGTAAGATTGCCATCCCCGATGCTATTTTAAACAAGCCCGGTCGCCTCGACCCTGAAGAGCGCAGAATCATGGACAGTCATGCCCAGTTGGGCTACGACATCCTGTGTCATTCGAAACGCAAATTGTTGCAATGTGCGGCGACCGTTGCTTATGAACATCATGAGAAATGGGATGGCCGTGGTTATCCGCGGGGGGTAAGCGGTAAAAACATTCATATTTACGGTCGCATTACCGCGCTGGCCGATGTTTTCGATGCCCTCGGTTCTGACCGTGTTTATAAAGAAGCCTGGGATGATCAACGTATTTTTCAGCTTTTTAAAGAGGAGCGTGGCAAACATTTTGATCCGCAAATGGTCGATATCTTTTTTGAGCATCAGGATGAATTCCTGGCGATTCGCTCCTCGTTAAGTGACTGA
- the rsgA gene encoding ribosome small subunit-dependent GTPase A, with amino-acid sequence MSHNNNSPVRSLPQLGWSHFFQQQLDLDEWENTFPCRVTAVHGQLIDAISHQGQHQLSLPGTWQQLDIIERPTVGDWLLLERDTLKPQRLLERKSLFRRKAAGVEAKEQLIAANIDTLFIVTSCNQDFNPSRLERYLALAYDAEVQPIVVLTKTDLVENISPYISMARDLKHDLLVEAVNSLDRQSCEPLLSWCASGQTVALAGSSGVGKSTLINTLCGHTDQATAAIREDDAKGRHTTTARSLHFLPEGGILIDNPGMRELQLADCEDGIANLFEEIEQLAQRCRFNDCSHQTEHGCAVIEAMENGSLDPRRLASYLKLKAEQQRNSETIAERRSRERGFKKMCRTVMSDKRKRQDEH; translated from the coding sequence ATGTCCCACAACAATAACTCACCCGTAAGATCACTCCCACAACTGGGATGGAGTCATTTCTTTCAACAACAACTCGACCTCGACGAATGGGAAAACACCTTTCCCTGCCGCGTCACCGCCGTTCATGGCCAGCTCATTGATGCGATCTCTCATCAAGGCCAACACCAACTCAGTCTGCCCGGAACCTGGCAGCAGTTGGACATTATTGAGCGCCCAACCGTGGGTGACTGGCTGCTTCTGGAACGCGACACGCTGAAACCGCAGCGGCTTCTGGAGCGCAAAAGTCTCTTTCGTCGCAAAGCCGCAGGTGTCGAAGCCAAAGAGCAGCTGATTGCCGCCAACATCGACACACTGTTTATCGTCACTTCCTGCAATCAGGACTTCAACCCGTCCCGTCTGGAACGCTATCTGGCGCTGGCTTACGACGCCGAAGTCCAACCCATTGTCGTGCTGACCAAAACAGACTTGGTGGAGAATATTTCCCCTTATATCAGTATGGCCAGGGACCTGAAACACGATCTACTGGTCGAAGCAGTCAACAGCCTTGACCGCCAATCCTGCGAACCACTGCTCTCATGGTGCGCCTCCGGTCAGACCGTCGCTCTCGCCGGTTCATCCGGGGTCGGCAAATCCACCCTGATCAATACCCTGTGCGGTCACACGGATCAGGCCACTGCCGCCATCCGCGAGGATGATGCCAAAGGCCGCCACACCACCACGGCGAGGTCACTGCATTTCCTTCCAGAAGGCGGCATTCTCATCGATAATCCTGGCATGCGTGAACTGCAACTGGCTGATTGCGAGGACGGCATTGCCAACCTTTTTGAGGAGATCGAGCAACTGGCCCAGCGCTGCAGATTCAACGATTGCAGCCATCAGACTGAACACGGCTGTGCCGTGATCGAAGCGATGGAAAATGGCTCGCTCGACCCGCGCCGGCTGGCCAGTTACCTCAAACTCAAGGCCGAACAGCAACGCAACAGTGAGACAATTGCCGAACGCCGCAGCCGGGAAAGAGGCTTTAAAAAGATGTGCCGGACAGTCATGTCGGACAAACGCAAGCGGCAGGATGAACATTGA
- a CDS encoding flavin reductase family protein, with protein sequence MEKMDIHTAFTLLEPGPVVLVTTHDSLKNNIMTISWTMVMDFSPSFALTTGPWNYSYAALKKNKECVIAIPTVDLLDQVIGVGTCSGSTTDKFSAFGFTPLQAKHVNAPLLKECLANIECKVVDIIEEHHIVILEGIEAWFDKERKETRTLHAIGDGRFTVDGPIVNRREMMQSKLPEGV encoded by the coding sequence ATGGAAAAGATGGATATCCATACAGCCTTTACCCTGCTCGAGCCCGGCCCAGTCGTCCTGGTCACCACGCACGATAGTCTTAAAAACAACATCATGACCATCTCCTGGACCATGGTCATGGACTTCTCCCCCAGCTTTGCCCTGACCACCGGACCGTGGAACTATTCCTATGCCGCGTTGAAGAAAAACAAAGAATGTGTCATCGCTATCCCAACAGTCGATCTTCTTGATCAGGTCATCGGCGTGGGCACCTGCTCGGGCAGCACGACGGATAAATTTAGTGCTTTTGGCTTCACCCCATTACAGGCAAAGCATGTCAACGCGCCATTACTTAAAGAATGTCTGGCCAACATCGAATGCAAAGTGGTTGATATTATAGAGGAACATCACATTGTTATTCTTGAGGGCATTGAGGCCTGGTTCGACAAAGAGCGTAAAGAAACACGCACCCTGCACGCCATCGGCGATGGTCGGTTCACCGTCGATGGACCAATCGTCAATCGCCGCGAGATGATGCAATCTAAACTTCCCGAAGGCGTCTGA
- a CDS encoding XRE family transcriptional regulator, translating to MLVGARVFVTFISSHPTRVPVAAAFFKWYWNFVRGSMNYDIGTKVKGLRKTMGITLQHVARKTGFSPALISQIENNNITPPIATLSRLSEFFDVKIGYFFEDEELARYEVMRANNGFTTNNPHFIYKSLVGDKLSKHLKAFSITLSPEDYHYRLPDNGRDKFLFVKTASLLVDVAGETIDLEQGDSIYLDATATCQVWAGEETVQFVVVLCL from the coding sequence ATGCTGGTCGGTGCTCGTGTGTTCGTGACTTTTATTTCCTCGCATCCAACACGTGTTCCCGTAGCCGCAGCTTTTTTCAAGTGGTACTGGAACTTTGTGAGGGGCAGCATGAACTACGATATCGGCACCAAAGTCAAAGGGCTACGAAAAACCATGGGAATCACCCTGCAACATGTTGCACGGAAAACCGGTTTTTCTCCTGCTCTTATTTCACAGATTGAAAATAACAACATCACGCCACCCATTGCGACCTTGTCGCGTCTTTCCGAGTTTTTCGACGTCAAGATCGGTTATTTTTTTGAGGATGAGGAGTTGGCGCGCTATGAGGTCATGCGCGCAAATAATGGCTTTACGACGAATAATCCTCATTTCATTTATAAGTCGCTGGTGGGCGACAAGCTAAGCAAGCACCTCAAAGCCTTTTCGATCACGCTTTCTCCTGAAGATTATCATTACCGCCTGCCGGATAATGGTCGGGATAAATTCCTGTTTGTCAAAACCGCCAGTCTCTTGGTAGATGTGGCTGGTGAAACCATTGACTTAGAACAGGGTGATTCCATCTACCTCGATGCGACGGCAACCTGTCAGGTCTGGGCCGGCGAAGAGACCGTACAATTTGTTGTGGTGCTTTGTCTCTGA
- a CDS encoding MFS transporter codes for MTRIEHNILKIYLIKAARWLMLTTPFVPLFIGENGIDKSGYGLLASIQALAIVCCEVPSGYLADAIGRKKTLVLGSVLGALGYVIYSLSFSFTGFLIAMVVLGIGQSLISGSDSALLYETLVAVNKTGEYSRYEGRVIALGSLLETIGAPLGGLLAMASLRYPFIGQAVVALIALPAALTLVEPDSEAHIHGRTMNLLPALKRSLLMDRTLLLLVVYAALVGGGTYTMAKAIPYWFNESFASSAMQLGIFWSVLNLSAAFFSHHAYKVERRLNRGAFMAIVGGVVSLSFIALGFLPAYPAMVVLILFYCTRGLATPILKNYINEQTESQVRATVLSVRMFLVYVAFAVLFPVMGWIGDSSGWSRALTLAGIFFGVIYLSALSIFALVRKRTMAD; via the coding sequence ATGACTCGCATAGAGCACAATATTCTTAAAATCTACCTGATCAAGGCGGCGCGCTGGTTGATGCTGACGACGCCGTTTGTACCGTTGTTCATTGGCGAAAACGGTATCGATAAAAGCGGCTACGGGCTGTTGGCTTCAATCCAGGCGCTGGCCATTGTCTGTTGCGAGGTTCCTTCCGGGTACTTGGCCGATGCCATTGGCCGCAAAAAGACCCTGGTGCTCGGCTCGGTGTTGGGGGCACTGGGCTACGTGATCTATTCTCTGTCGTTTTCTTTTACCGGTTTTCTGATCGCCATGGTGGTGTTGGGAATTGGTCAAAGTCTGATCTCCGGATCAGATTCAGCTCTGTTATACGAAACCCTGGTGGCGGTGAATAAAACCGGTGAATACTCTCGCTACGAGGGGCGGGTGATCGCGCTGGGCAGTCTGCTTGAGACCATTGGTGCGCCCCTTGGCGGCTTGCTGGCCATGGCCAGTTTACGTTATCCATTCATTGGCCAAGCGGTGGTGGCCTTGATTGCATTACCGGCCGCCTTGACCTTGGTGGAACCGGACTCGGAGGCTCATATTCACGGCCGGACGATGAATCTGTTGCCTGCCCTGAAGCGGTCACTGCTGATGGATCGGACTCTGTTGTTGCTGGTGGTCTATGCCGCCCTGGTCGGTGGCGGCACCTACACCATGGCCAAGGCCATTCCCTACTGGTTTAACGAGTCGTTTGCATCCTCCGCCATGCAGCTGGGGATTTTCTGGAGCGTTCTGAATTTAAGTGCGGCATTCTTTTCCCATCATGCCTACAAAGTAGAGCGGCGCCTGAACCGTGGGGCTTTTATGGCGATCGTTGGTGGCGTGGTGTCGTTGAGTTTTATCGCTTTGGGATTTTTACCGGCGTATCCAGCGATGGTCGTGCTGATTTTATTTTACTGCACTCGGGGTCTGGCCACGCCGATCCTGAAAAACTACATCAATGAACAGACCGAATCACAGGTGCGTGCCACAGTGTTGTCGGTGCGCATGTTTCTGGTTTACGTGGCCTTTGCCGTTTTGTTCCCGGTGATGGGCTGGATCGGTGACAGCTCGGGATGGAGTCGGGCGTTGACTCTGGCCGGTATCTTCTTCGGCGTCATTTACCTCAGCGCACTGAGTATTTTTGCCCTTGTTCGCAAAAGAACAATGGCGGATTAG
- a CDS encoding TonB family protein, with protein sequence MRRDILAFIISFAIHLTLGAAVAGLSQLQPPPAEELLLSLDGMSFATADTGQPGSSADCAASAPQPAPQPAPQPAPQPAPQPAPQPAPQPAPQPAPQPAPQPAPQPAPQPEPQDQGNAGKIEPSSAEHHPDLSESNATGAHHVETSSRSEHQQTEGSGGKQQGEQLAGEALNQYLASHFAYISRQIQRALRYPRQAQRKGLGGQVKVRFKICADGSVRDIMVVHSCGHAILDQDAVKTVRRAAPFPPPPIAAVLVMPIRYQPH encoded by the coding sequence ATGCGCCGCGATATTCTGGCTTTTATCATCTCCTTCGCCATCCATCTGACTCTTGGAGCGGCTGTCGCTGGATTGTCCCAGCTGCAGCCGCCCCCCGCCGAGGAACTGCTCCTCAGCCTCGATGGGATGAGCTTCGCCACGGCCGACACCGGCCAGCCCGGAAGTTCGGCGGATTGTGCCGCATCGGCACCACAACCGGCACCACAACCGGCACCACAACCGGCACCACAACCGGCACCACAACCGGCACCACAACCGGCACCACAACCGGCACCACAACCGGCACCACAACCGGCACCGCAACCGGCACCGCAACCGGCACCGCAACCGGAGCCGCAGGACCAAGGCAATGCGGGAAAGATCGAACCCAGCTCGGCCGAACATCATCCTGACCTGAGCGAATCAAACGCGACCGGTGCGCACCACGTTGAAACATCATCCAGATCCGAGCATCAGCAGACAGAAGGTTCAGGCGGAAAACAGCAGGGGGAACAACTGGCGGGAGAGGCATTGAACCAGTATCTGGCCAGCCATTTTGCTTATATCAGCAGACAGATACAGCGGGCGCTGCGCTATCCGCGTCAGGCACAACGTAAAGGGCTCGGCGGACAGGTCAAAGTGCGTTTTAAGATCTGCGCGGACGGCAGTGTGCGGGATATTATGGTCGTCCACAGCTGTGGCCACGCCATCCTTGATCAGGATGCCGTCAAAACCGTCAGGCGGGCGGCACCGTTTCCCCCGCCACCCATTGCCGCGGTGTTGGTCATGCCGATTCGCTATCAACCGCACTAG
- a CDS encoding biopolymer transporter ExbD, translating into MNEKEFDAINVIPFIDILLVLLTIVLTTSTFITTGALQVKLPQATASQPSREKTLSVVIQKDGQLLIDQQPVALPQIAARLKGIDRDTAVLLHADRDINLQRFVEVMATIKQQGFHQLSVLTENR; encoded by the coding sequence ATGAACGAGAAGGAATTTGACGCCATCAACGTCATTCCGTTCATCGATATTCTGCTGGTGTTGCTGACCATTGTGCTGACAACATCAACCTTTATCACCACCGGCGCGTTGCAGGTCAAGCTGCCTCAGGCAACGGCAAGCCAACCCAGCCGGGAAAAAACGCTGTCCGTCGTCATCCAAAAAGACGGTCAGCTGTTGATTGACCAACAGCCCGTCGCCCTGCCGCAGATCGCCGCCCGTTTAAAGGGTATTGACCGCGACACGGCGGTGTTGCTTCATGCGGATCGCGACATCAACCTGCAGCGTTTTGTTGAAGTGATGGCCACCATCAAACAGCAGGGCTTTCACCAGCTCAGCGTGCTGACCGAAAACCGCTGA
- the exbB gene encoding TonB-system energizer ExbB, protein MDWLKQTIDLGVIGVLVTMSIVALSVILERTMFYRQLTLTDYTSKKALELALTRRLHIIATIGSNAPFIGLLGTVLGIMLTFYTMGQQGAVDTHAIMTGLALALKVTAIGLVIAIPTVAFYNMLIRRAKEMLLEWEIHHEREGI, encoded by the coding sequence ATGGATTGGCTCAAACAAACCATCGATCTGGGCGTGATCGGGGTGCTGGTGACCATGAGTATCGTCGCGCTGTCGGTCATCCTCGAACGCACGATGTTTTACCGTCAGCTCACCCTCACCGACTACACCAGCAAAAAAGCCCTGGAGCTGGCGCTGACCCGGCGCCTGCACATCATCGCCACCATCGGCAGCAATGCCCCGTTTATCGGCCTGCTGGGCACGGTGCTCGGCATCATGCTGACTTTTTACACCATGGGCCAACAGGGCGCCGTCGATACCCACGCCATCATGACCGGCCTGGCCCTGGCCCTCAAAGTGACGGCCATCGGCCTGGTGATCGCCATCCCCACGGTGGCGTTTTACAATATGCTGATCCGCCGCGCCAAAGAGATGCTGCTTGAATGGGAGATTCACCATGAACGAGAAGGAATTTGA